A region from the Irregularibacter muris genome encodes:
- a CDS encoding galactokinase, with protein MNIKNLVKESVELFNTKENLQAFFAPGRVNLIGEHTDYNGGHVFPCALSFGTYAIVSKREDTQIRLYSKNFSETGVVEVDLNNLAYDKNHAWANYPKGVIMMFQEAGYDIPLGMNILFYGDIPNGAGLSSSASIELVTSIALKELFHLEISMIEMVKLSQKAENQFIGVNCGIMDQFASAMGKKDYGILLDTNTLKYQYAPVKLEDISIIIANTNKRRGLTESKYNERRRECENALKDLQKRLNINSLGDLTQEEFEKHKDLIVNPVERKRAKHAVYENQRTIKAVKTLNNGDIDLFGELINQSHTSLRDDYEVSCVELDTLVEAAWEQNVIGARMTGAGFGGCTVNLVYNDKIQDFIEQVGKKYKEIIGYEADFYVATIGDGTRNIRI; from the coding sequence ATGAATATAAAAAATTTAGTCAAAGAATCGGTAGAACTATTTAATACGAAAGAAAATCTTCAAGCATTTTTTGCACCAGGGCGTGTAAATCTTATAGGGGAACACACAGATTATAATGGAGGGCATGTATTCCCCTGTGCCCTTAGTTTTGGTACCTATGCTATTGTATCCAAAAGGGAGGATACCCAAATTAGATTGTATTCTAAAAATTTCTCCGAAACAGGTGTTGTGGAAGTAGACCTTAACAATCTCGCTTATGATAAAAACCATGCTTGGGCTAACTATCCCAAGGGGGTTATTATGATGTTTCAGGAGGCAGGATATGATATTCCCCTTGGAATGAACATACTATTCTATGGGGATATTCCCAATGGTGCGGGACTATCCTCCAGTGCTTCCATTGAATTGGTAACAAGTATTGCATTAAAGGAATTATTTCATTTAGAGATTTCTATGATTGAAATGGTGAAGCTAAGTCAAAAAGCGGAAAATCAATTTATAGGAGTAAATTGTGGGATTATGGATCAGTTTGCCAGTGCCATGGGAAAAAAGGATTATGGCATTTTATTGGATACCAATACTCTGAAATATCAATACGCTCCTGTGAAATTAGAGGACATTTCTATTATTATTGCCAATACGAATAAGCGTAGGGGGCTGACAGAGTCTAAATATAATGAAAGACGTAGGGAGTGTGAAAATGCCTTAAAAGATTTACAAAAAAGATTAAACATCAATTCCTTGGGGGATTTAACCCAGGAAGAATTTGAAAAACACAAGGATCTGATTGTAAATCCAGTAGAAAGAAAAAGAGCAAAACATGCGGTCTATGAAAATCAACGCACCATTAAAGCGGTTAAGACATTGAACAATGGTGATATTGATTTATTCGGAGAATTAATCAACCAGTCCCATACTTCCCTCAGAGATGATTATGAAGTATCCTGTGTAGAATTAGATACTTTAGTGGAGGCAGCATGGGAACAAAATGTAATTGGTGCAAGGATGACCGGAGCAGGATTTGGAGGATGTACTGTAAATCTGGTCTATAACGATAAAATTCAGGATTTCATTGAACAAGTGGGGAAGAAATATAAGGAAATCATAGGATATGAAGCGGATTTTTATGTGGCTACTATTGGTGATGGAACAAGAAACATTAGGATATAG
- a CDS encoding beta-galactosidase → MYLGVDYYPEHWEANRIEEDIGRIKQMGANIIRIGEFAWHLMEPKEGQYDFSFFDGVVEKAKQYDINIMFGTPTATFPAWLAKKYPSILSEDKSGNKRVFGGRRQYCFHSDRYQEYTKKIVEKLVHHYRNEKAIIAWQIDNEFGHEGSDLCYCEQCHRKFQEFLKEKYETIQELNHRYGTIFWGQTYNDFDEIPIPKDTITIHNPGLLLDWSRFRSFSIKEYAKMQIAFVRQLKGEHQQITHNFAGGFFEKFYDHNEVADQLDFVSYDNYPVWGGLSKPLEPAQIAMAHDFMRGLKNKNYWIVEELMGAQGHDVIGYLPRPNQAKMWAYQAMAHGCANLLFFRWRSMTKGAEQFCLGIIDHDNEEGRKYQEVQSFMNEVQKYQEVIRSEIKSDIAILYSYDNIWSWNHQRQSPSFDFTKELLRLYRPFYVRNTNIDVISTEKDFTKYKILVVPVMQMIDEKLGKAFENFVKQGGTIVYSFRAGIRDRDNNIHFKNVFPCFIGEMTGITIKESEPLPPNHYVNIIGKEEFQGTKGTCSFWRDLIIPENARVLYGYDDQFYGNRACITENSYGKGKVYYIGGAIDEDTLQSIMDKIIHEKSIVHIKSPKGLEVYEREYNHKKWLFINNHTSQEIIFENRTISPYGSKIMEK, encoded by the coding sequence ATGTATTTGGGTGTGGATTATTATCCCGAACATTGGGAGGCCAATAGAATAGAGGAAGATATCGGTAGGATAAAACAAATGGGGGCCAATATTATTCGTATAGGAGAATTTGCATGGCACCTAATGGAGCCAAAGGAAGGACAATATGATTTTTCCTTTTTTGATGGGGTAGTGGAAAAGGCAAAACAATATGATATAAACATAATGTTTGGAACGCCCACAGCCACTTTTCCTGCCTGGCTAGCAAAAAAATATCCATCTATTTTATCAGAGGATAAATCAGGCAATAAAAGAGTATTTGGTGGGAGAAGACAATATTGTTTCCATTCAGATAGGTATCAAGAATATACGAAAAAAATTGTGGAAAAACTGGTTCACCACTACAGAAATGAGAAAGCCATTATAGCCTGGCAAATTGACAATGAATTTGGTCATGAAGGAAGTGACCTGTGTTATTGTGAACAATGTCATAGGAAGTTTCAAGAGTTTTTAAAGGAAAAATATGAAACTATTCAGGAACTCAACCACAGATATGGCACTATCTTTTGGGGGCAGACTTATAATGATTTTGATGAAATTCCCATTCCCAAAGATACCATTACTATCCATAATCCCGGTCTTTTATTGGATTGGTCTAGATTTAGATCTTTTTCGATTAAGGAATACGCTAAAATGCAAATAGCTTTCGTAAGACAATTAAAAGGGGAACACCAACAAATCACTCATAATTTTGCGGGTGGGTTCTTTGAAAAGTTTTATGATCATAATGAAGTAGCAGACCAATTGGATTTTGTATCCTATGATAATTACCCCGTATGGGGAGGATTGTCTAAGCCCTTAGAACCTGCCCAGATAGCTATGGCTCATGATTTTATGAGGGGGCTGAAAAACAAAAACTATTGGATTGTGGAAGAACTTATGGGAGCCCAAGGACACGATGTTATAGGCTATTTACCTCGGCCCAATCAAGCAAAAATGTGGGCATATCAGGCCATGGCCCATGGTTGTGCAAATCTATTGTTTTTTAGATGGCGGAGTATGACCAAAGGAGCAGAGCAGTTTTGCTTAGGGATTATAGACCATGACAATGAAGAAGGCCGAAAATATCAAGAAGTGCAATCCTTTATGAACGAAGTCCAAAAATATCAAGAAGTAATTCGTAGTGAAATAAAATCGGATATTGCTATTTTGTACAGTTATGATAATATATGGTCTTGGAACCATCAGAGACAATCCCCCTCTTTTGATTTTACTAAGGAATTATTAAGATTATACAGGCCCTTTTATGTGAGAAATACCAATATAGATGTCATAAGCACAGAGAAAGATTTTACAAAATACAAGATTTTAGTTGTACCCGTTATGCAAATGATTGATGAAAAGCTTGGGAAGGCCTTTGAAAACTTTGTAAAGCAAGGGGGTACTATAGTTTATTCCTTCAGAGCAGGCATAAGAGACAGAGACAATAACATTCATTTTAAAAATGTTTTTCCCTGCTTTATTGGGGAAATGACGGGTATTACCATAAAAGAAAGCGAGCCCCTTCCACCAAATCATTATGTGAACATTATAGGAAAAGAAGAATTCCAGGGGACTAAGGGCACTTGTTCTTTCTGGAGGGATTTAATTATTCCAGAAAATGCAAGGGTGCTCTATGGCTATGATGATCAATTCTATGGGAACAGAGCTTGTATTACAGAGAATTCCTATGGGAAAGGCAAAGTGTATTATATAGGTGGTGCTATAGATGAGGATACATTGCAGTCCATTATGGATAAAATTATTCATGAAAAGTCTATAGTCCATATCAAATCCCCTAAAGGTTTAGAAGTATATGAGAGAGAGTATAATCACAAGAAATGGTTATTTATAAATAACCATACTAGCCAAGAAATTATTTTTGAAAATAGGACGATTTCCCCTTACGGAAGTAAGATTATGGAAAAGTAG
- the galT gene encoding UDP-glucose--hexose-1-phosphate uridylyltransferase codes for MNIYKEIKRLIQYGIEKRLIQEEDKIYVANKILDILHLDEYQDIQVKKEALENPQEILDNILDYAYRQGILEVNTITYRDLLDTKIMDCFIPRPSEVIRKFHEDYQKSPQLATKNYYEMSTASNYIRAERINKNISWRVETNFGQLDITINLSKPEKDPKAIAAAKNMKSAFYPKCLLCKENEGYQGRINHPARHTHRIIPIQLNQEQWFLQYSPYIYYNEHSIILKGKHEPMKITKDTFKRLLDFISKFPHYFIGSNADLPIVGGSILSHDHFQGGRYEFAMERAPILKEMGIEGFPNLQLSIVKWPMSVIRLRSKKREDLVEAATLILNSWKEYTNEALNILSHTGQEPHNTITPIARYKRDKFELDLVLRNNRTDEQHPMGIFHPHGDVHHIKRENIGLIEVMGLAVLPARLIEELSLLEECLLGNKNLEDYEELKKHKSWYGYLKNKYQGEKASFNDGLKIEVGRKFERALMDAGVFKQDAEGISAFENFILSLSR; via the coding sequence ATGAATATCTATAAGGAGATAAAAAGACTTATTCAATATGGAATAGAAAAAAGGCTTATACAGGAAGAAGATAAAATTTATGTGGCAAACAAAATTTTAGATATTCTCCATTTAGATGAATACCAGGATATACAAGTGAAAAAAGAGGCTTTAGAAAATCCCCAGGAGATATTGGATAATATTCTAGATTATGCGTATAGGCAGGGCATATTAGAGGTAAACACCATCACCTATAGAGATTTATTGGATACAAAAATAATGGATTGTTTTATTCCAAGACCCAGCGAGGTGATAAGAAAATTCCATGAAGATTATCAGAAGTCACCTCAATTGGCTACCAAAAATTATTATGAAATGTCTACAGCATCTAATTATATAAGGGCAGAAAGAATAAATAAAAATATAAGCTGGAGAGTGGAGACAAACTTTGGACAATTGGACATTACCATTAATTTATCTAAGCCAGAAAAGGATCCCAAAGCTATAGCAGCAGCAAAAAACATGAAGTCAGCCTTCTACCCCAAATGTTTACTTTGTAAGGAAAATGAGGGCTATCAAGGGCGAATTAATCATCCGGCAAGGCACACCCATAGGATTATTCCCATCCAACTGAATCAAGAACAGTGGTTTTTGCAGTATTCACCCTATATTTATTATAATGAACATTCCATTATTTTAAAGGGAAAACATGAACCAATGAAAATCACGAAGGATACTTTTAAAAGATTGTTGGATTTTATATCCAAATTCCCCCATTATTTTATTGGTTCAAATGCTGATTTACCTATTGTGGGCGGCTCAATATTGTCCCATGATCATTTCCAAGGGGGAAGATATGAATTTGCTATGGAAAGGGCACCTATCCTAAAGGAAATGGGCATAGAAGGATTTCCAAACCTTCAATTAAGTATTGTAAAGTGGCCTATGTCTGTCATAAGATTAAGAAGTAAAAAAAGAGAGGACTTAGTAGAGGCAGCTACTTTGATTTTAAATTCCTGGAAAGAATATACCAATGAAGCATTAAATATTCTTTCCCATACAGGCCAGGAGCCTCATAATACCATCACCCCTATAGCTCGGTATAAAAGGGATAAATTTGAGTTAGATTTGGTTCTTAGAAACAATAGAACGGATGAGCAACATCCTATGGGAATTTTTCATCCCCATGGAGATGTTCATCATATCAAAAGGGAAAATATTGGTTTAATAGAGGTAATGGGCTTGGCAGTATTGCCTGCACGATTAATAGAAGAATTATCTTTATTGGAAGAGTGTCTTTTAGGAAATAAAAACCTAGAGGATTATGAAGAATTGAAAAAGCATAAGTCATGGTACGGCTATTTGAAGAATAAATATCAGGGGGAAAAAGCGTCCTTTAATGATGGATTAAAAATTGAGGTAGGTAGGAAATTTGAGAGAGCTCTTATGGATGCCGGTGTCTTTAAACAAGATGCTGAGGGTATCTCAGCCTTTGAAAATTTTATTTTATCCCTAAGTAGGTGA
- a CDS encoding aldose epimerase family protein yields MYFVEEAFKLGHRKIDLITVKNKRNMEIKLINYGAALVELLVPDKNGIIENIILSHRNKEDYIENPSYFGATVGRTAGRIAKGLFSLDGQEYQLNKNYGVNQGHGGPEGFSHRIWEYRIQQYQDRTMVEFSYKSIDKEENYPGNLEVRVYYVLTENNHLIIEYKATADKKTLCNLTNHTYFNLSGNQKRKVTEQSLKIKSDYFLEIDEDSIPTGQLIETAHTPMDFREGKRIGRDIKREYGQLRMTKGYDHTWLLKNENNQIKMWDDISGRIMTITTTYPSVVIYSYNFPNNEELKGGGIAEANDGICFETQFEPDGINHSNLHSAILMPEGEYHEKTQYVFSII; encoded by the coding sequence ATGTATTTTGTAGAGGAAGCCTTTAAACTAGGCCACAGGAAAATTGACTTAATCACTGTGAAAAATAAGAGAAATATGGAAATAAAGTTGATCAACTATGGAGCTGCTCTAGTAGAACTGCTGGTACCCGATAAGAATGGAATTATAGAAAATATTATATTATCCCATAGAAATAAGGAGGATTATATAGAAAACCCTTCTTATTTTGGAGCTACTGTAGGTAGAACCGCTGGCCGCATAGCCAAGGGATTATTTTCCTTGGACGGTCAGGAGTATCAGTTAAATAAAAATTATGGTGTCAACCAGGGACACGGAGGGCCTGAGGGCTTTAGTCATCGTATATGGGAATATAGAATTCAACAATACCAGGACAGAACCATGGTTGAATTTTCATACAAAAGCATAGATAAAGAGGAGAATTATCCGGGGAACTTAGAGGTAAGGGTTTATTATGTCCTAACAGAAAATAACCATCTGATTATAGAGTATAAAGCTACTGCAGATAAAAAAACTTTATGTAATTTAACCAATCATACCTATTTTAATTTATCAGGAAACCAGAAAAGAAAGGTCACAGAACAAAGTCTAAAAATTAAATCTGATTATTTTTTAGAAATAGATGAAGATTCTATTCCCACAGGTCAGCTCATAGAGACAGCCCATACACCCATGGACTTTAGAGAAGGAAAACGAATCGGCAGAGATATCAAAAGAGAGTATGGACAATTAAGAATGACCAAGGGCTATGATCATACATGGTTACTAAAAAATGAAAACAATCAAATAAAGATGTGGGATGATATAAGCGGTAGAATAATGACCATTACCACAACCTATCCCAGTGTAGTAATCTATAGCTACAACTTTCCAAATAATGAAGAATTAAAGGGCGGAGGTATAGCGGAGGCCAATGACGGCATTTGTTTTGAAACCCAATTTGAACCTGATGGAATCAATCATTCAAATTTACACTCTGCTATCCTAATGCCCGAAGGAGAATATCACGAAAAAACTCAATATGTTTTTTCGATTATTTAG